A section of the Deinococcus aquaedulcis genome encodes:
- a CDS encoding DUF4403 family protein — protein sequence MRRLLMPVVLTALMTAPACAVSTLTLPVTVPLSSVQEAANARVPQEFARVDETRSFLGGLLSVQLQGTVTRTGHVRISPAADGSGLVVQVPIRAAFRAIPAGSGTLARDFGGEATIRLTVTPYVTPEWEAGVRVKGDYAWTDPLSVDLTQGVRISVQSLVDPQVRAQLDRVAAQIEAAVRDGARLRPRAEALWARAAQPWTLPTPEPAYARAQLLSLQVTPPRFTPDALKLTLGANLDLGAGLGRAPAPGPARPLPPLSTVPQLSPGLDLQVPVRLPYPELSRLATQAAAQKTLPLPVPTSPTLRVLGVTFSPAGARLNAAVRVQITGPLGLRVGATVDVQGTPALDPAGQTLTLQGVRVTTRREGLTGRVIGYLADARAQAYLQGAARFDLRPPLDRARAALQARLPFTVAPGVTLQGTVGPLKVRAVQVTPEALLVTGEATGNLNASVTLPR from the coding sequence ATGCGCCGCCTTCTCATGCCGGTCGTGTTGACTGCGCTCATGACCGCCCCCGCCTGCGCCGTGTCCACCCTGACCCTGCCGGTGACGGTGCCCCTGAGCAGCGTGCAGGAAGCCGCCAACGCCCGCGTGCCGCAGGAATTTGCGCGGGTGGACGAAACGCGCAGCTTTCTGGGGGGCCTGCTGAGCGTGCAGCTGCAGGGCACCGTGACGCGCACTGGCCACGTTCGCATCAGCCCGGCGGCAGACGGCTCGGGGCTGGTGGTGCAGGTGCCCATCCGCGCGGCGTTCCGGGCCATTCCGGCCGGCAGCGGCACCCTGGCGCGGGACTTTGGCGGCGAGGCGACCATTCGCCTGACCGTCACGCCGTACGTGACGCCCGAGTGGGAGGCCGGGGTGCGCGTGAAAGGCGACTATGCCTGGACCGACCCCCTCAGCGTGGACCTCACCCAGGGCGTGCGGATCAGCGTGCAGTCACTGGTGGACCCCCAGGTGCGCGCGCAGCTGGACCGGGTGGCGGCGCAGATAGAAGCGGCGGTGCGGGACGGCGCTCGCCTGCGCCCCCGCGCCGAGGCCCTGTGGGCGCGCGCGGCCCAGCCCTGGACCCTGCCCACGCCCGAACCCGCCTATGCCCGGGCCCAGCTCCTGAGCCTGCAGGTGACGCCGCCACGCTTTACCCCGGACGCCCTGAAACTGACGCTGGGGGCCAACCTGGACCTGGGGGCCGGCCTGGGCCGCGCCCCGGCCCCGGGCCCAGCGCGCCCCCTGCCGCCGCTGAGCACCGTGCCGCAGCTGAGCCCCGGCCTGGACCTGCAGGTGCCTGTGCGCCTGCCCTACCCGGAACTCTCGCGGTTGGCCACCCAGGCCGCCGCCCAGAAAACGCTGCCCCTGCCGGTGCCCACCTCGCCCACGCTGCGGGTGCTGGGCGTGACGTTCAGCCCGGCGGGCGCGCGCCTGAACGCCGCCGTGCGCGTGCAGATCACTGGGCCGCTGGGCCTGCGGGTGGGGGCCACCGTGGACGTGCAGGGCACCCCGGCCCTGGACCCCGCCGGCCAGACCCTGACCCTGCAGGGCGTGCGGGTCACCACCCGGCGCGAAGGCCTGACTGGCCGTGTGATCGGGTATCTGGCCGACGCCCGCGCCCAGGCCTACCTGCAGGGCGCCGCCCGCTTTGACCTGCGCCCGCCGCTGGACCGGGCCCGCGCCGCGCTGCAGGCCCGGCTGCCCTTCACCGTGGCCCCCGGCGTGACCCTGCAAGGTACGGTGGGGCCCCTGAAGGTGCGTGCGGTGCAGGTGACCCCGGAGGCTCTGCTGGTGACGGGCGAGGCCACTGGCAACTTGAACGCCAGCGTGACCCTGCCGCGCTGA
- a CDS encoding ABC transporter substrate-binding protein: MNRALTLTAALCAALSAAASATTYPLTLTDDLGRKVTLKAEPKRIVSMLPSTSETLCALAACDKLVGVDDYSDYPAYVTKLPKMGGLYNPNVEAIVARKPDLVLVSKYGKLAEPLTQAGITVIAVNPETYDEVFSKTLLLGKIVNREAQAKALVTSMKREIAKVEILTKTAVNKPTAYFEIDPTPYSIGPNSFMGTLLTKAGARNIIPATMGDFPKVDPEFIVKQNPQLILGVDAATAGARPGWNTITALKTGKVINVPKELNTILGRPGPRLPQALRGLAKLVHPELFK, translated from the coding sequence ATGAACCGTGCCCTGACCCTGACTGCTGCCCTGTGCGCCGCCCTGTCGGCGGCGGCCAGCGCCACCACCTACCCCCTGACCCTCACCGACGACCTGGGCCGCAAGGTAACCCTGAAGGCCGAGCCAAAGCGCATTGTGAGCATGCTGCCCAGCACCAGCGAAACGCTGTGCGCCCTGGCCGCCTGCGACAAGCTGGTGGGCGTGGACGACTACAGTGACTACCCCGCCTACGTCACCAAGCTGCCCAAGATGGGTGGGCTGTACAACCCCAACGTGGAAGCGATTGTGGCCCGCAAACCCGACCTCGTGCTGGTGAGCAAGTACGGCAAGCTGGCTGAGCCGCTGACCCAGGCGGGCATCACGGTGATCGCTGTGAACCCCGAAACCTACGACGAGGTGTTCAGCAAGACCCTGCTGCTGGGCAAGATCGTCAACCGCGAGGCCCAGGCCAAGGCGCTGGTGACCTCCATGAAGCGCGAGATCGCCAAGGTCGAGATTCTGACGAAGACGGCCGTGAACAAGCCCACCGCCTACTTTGAGATTGACCCCACCCCGTACTCCATCGGCCCGAATTCCTTCATGGGCACGCTGCTGACCAAAGCCGGCGCGCGCAACATCATTCCGGCGACGATGGGCGATTTTCCCAAGGTGGACCCCGAATTCATCGTGAAGCAGAACCCGCAGCTGATTCTGGGCGTGGACGCAGCGACAGCCGGCGCCCGCCCCGGCTGGAACACCATCACGGCCCTGAAAACCGGCAAGGTGATCAACGTGCCCAAAGAGCTGAACACCATCCTGGGCCGCCCCGGCCCCCGTCTGCCCCAGGCCCTGCGCGGGCTGGCCAAGCTCGTTCACCCTGAACTCTTCAAGTAA
- a CDS encoding ABC transporter ATP-binding protein: MPPAPAPGLEALDVHVQAGSFPAVRGVSVHFPPGALSAVIGPNGAGKSTLLRACLGLSRPERGEVRLLGRPLGQWSRAQRSRLLAYLAQGEELPLGTTVRDMVALGRGAGTWRFGLLPRDPWGPEDEAAVEGALARTDTARFAARRLGELSGGERQRVALARALAAQPRFLLLDEPTNHLDLAYALEVMRYLRCEVAGGLGAVAVLHDLNLAARADHLVLLAQGRVLASGPPGAVLTPEHLHAAYGVWTRVVRDQERLIVIPEDGL; the protein is encoded by the coding sequence ATGCCCCCCGCTCCCGCGCCGGGCCTGGAAGCGCTGGACGTGCACGTGCAGGCGGGCAGTTTTCCGGCGGTGCGTGGGGTCAGCGTGCACTTTCCGCCCGGGGCGCTCTCGGCGGTCATTGGGCCCAACGGAGCGGGCAAAAGCACGCTGCTGCGCGCCTGCCTGGGGCTGTCACGCCCGGAACGCGGCGAGGTGCGCCTGCTGGGCCGCCCCCTGGGCCAGTGGAGCCGGGCACAGCGCTCGCGCCTGCTGGCTTACCTGGCTCAGGGCGAAGAACTGCCCCTGGGGACCACCGTGCGCGACATGGTGGCCCTGGGGCGCGGCGCGGGCACGTGGCGTTTTGGCCTGCTGCCCCGCGACCCCTGGGGCCCCGAGGACGAAGCGGCGGTGGAGGGCGCCCTGGCCCGCACCGACACCGCCCGTTTTGCCGCGCGCCGGCTGGGCGAACTGTCGGGCGGCGAGCGGCAGCGGGTGGCGCTGGCCCGCGCGCTGGCCGCACAGCCGCGCTTTTTGCTGCTGGACGAACCCACCAACCACCTGGACCTGGCCTACGCCCTGGAGGTTATGCGCTACCTGCGCTGCGAGGTGGCAGGCGGCCTGGGCGCCGTGGCCGTGCTGCACGACCTGAATCTGGCCGCCCGCGCCGACCATCTGGTGCTGCTGGCCCAGGGGCGGGTGCTGGCCAGCGGCCCGCCGGGCGCGGTGCTGACCCCCGAACACCTGCACGCGGCCTACGGCGTATGGACCCGGGTCGTGCGTGACCAGGAGCGCCTGATTGTGATTCCCGAGGATGGCCTGTAA
- a CDS encoding FecCD family ABC transporter permease, with translation MSSAAPPRPPRSALPLQLAGLALLLLLAVVLGTGLGSVMVPPGEVLGALWRGLSGQELVGNDVIVWQIRLPRVVMGVLVGASLGVCGGAFQGVFRNPLADPYLLGVASGGALGATAVIVGGGPRPLIPAAALLGALGAVTTTLMLAREGRRLPPTRLVLAGVVVGSVLSAISTALLLRGEDRAREVLAYTLGDLGFSGWREVGAVVPYVGLGAGALLLLARALDTLQLGELTARSLGVPVERLRLLVIGAASLATAGAVAYVGIIGFVGLLVPHVVRLAFGAGHRTLLPLSALLGGTLVVLADLLARTTPLSQVGIVTTLLGGPFFLWLLRRTRD, from the coding sequence GTGTCCAGCGCCGCCCCGCCCCGCCCACCCCGTTCGGCCCTGCCGCTGCAGCTGGCGGGGCTGGCCCTGCTGCTGCTGTTGGCCGTGGTGCTGGGCACAGGGCTGGGCAGCGTCATGGTGCCGCCGGGCGAGGTGCTGGGCGCGCTGTGGCGTGGTCTGAGCGGGCAAGAACTGGTCGGCAACGACGTGATCGTGTGGCAGATCCGGCTGCCGCGCGTGGTGATGGGTGTCCTGGTGGGCGCCAGCCTGGGGGTGTGCGGCGGCGCTTTTCAGGGCGTGTTCCGCAACCCCCTGGCCGACCCCTATCTGCTGGGCGTGGCCAGCGGCGGCGCGCTGGGGGCCACTGCCGTGATTGTGGGCGGCGGCCCGCGTCCCCTGATTCCGGCGGCGGCGCTGCTGGGGGCGCTGGGCGCGGTCACGACCACGCTGATGCTGGCGCGCGAGGGCCGCCGCCTGCCGCCCACCCGGCTGGTGCTGGCCGGCGTGGTGGTGGGCAGCGTGCTCAGCGCCATTTCCACGGCGCTGCTGCTGCGCGGCGAGGACCGCGCGCGTGAGGTGCTGGCCTACACCCTGGGCGACCTGGGCTTCAGCGGCTGGCGTGAGGTGGGGGCGGTGGTGCCCTACGTGGGCCTGGGGGCCGGGGCGCTGCTGCTGCTGGCCCGCGCCCTGGACACCCTGCAGCTGGGCGAGCTGACCGCCCGCAGCCTGGGGGTGCCGGTGGAGCGGCTGCGGCTGCTGGTGATCGGCGCGGCCAGCCTCGCCACGGCGGGGGCGGTGGCCTACGTGGGCATCATCGGCTTCGTGGGGCTGCTGGTGCCGCATGTGGTGCGGCTGGCCTTTGGGGCCGGGCACCGCACGCTGCTGCCGCTCTCGGCGCTGCTGGGCGGGACGCTGGTGGTGCTGGCCGACCTACTGGCGCGCACCACGCCGCTGTCGCAGGTGGGCATTGTCACCACGTTGCTCGGCGGGCCCTTTTTCCTATGGCTACTGAGGCGCACCCGTGACTGA
- the xseB gene encoding exodeoxyribonuclease VII small subunit, with the protein MARVSAPRPLSYREAYARLSRIAAELEGGEADLDRVLPLLEEAREAYAECRARIEAVRAVLAGDWAGADDDPEDDALDDEADEDDD; encoded by the coding sequence ATGGCCCGCGTGAGTGCCCCCCGTCCACTGTCCTACCGCGAGGCCTATGCCCGGCTGTCGCGGATTGCCGCCGAGCTGGAGGGCGGCGAGGCCGACCTGGACCGCGTTCTTCCCCTGCTGGAAGAGGCGCGCGAAGCCTACGCCGAGTGCCGCGCGCGCATTGAAGCGGTGCGAGCGGTGCTGGCCGGCGACTGGGCCGGCGCCGACGACGATCCCGAGGATGACGCCCTGGACGACGAAGCCGACGAGGATGACGACTGA
- a CDS encoding secondary thiamine-phosphate synthase enzyme YjbQ, whose translation MWTQHTLTLPARRRGFHLITREVVQAVPELARTRAGLLHVFIQHTSASLTLNENASPDVRRDFERYFNHTVPEGWREWEHTLEGPDDMPAHIKASLLGPSLTLPVQGGRLALGTWQGIYLCEHRDDGGARRLLLTLQGESA comes from the coding sequence ATGTGGACCCAGCACACCCTGACCCTGCCGGCCCGGCGGCGTGGCTTTCACCTGATTACCCGCGAGGTGGTCCAGGCGGTGCCGGAACTGGCCCGCACCCGCGCCGGGCTGCTGCACGTGTTTATTCAGCACACCAGCGCCAGCCTCACCCTGAACGAAAACGCCAGCCCCGACGTGCGGCGCGACTTCGAGCGGTACTTCAACCACACGGTGCCCGAGGGATGGCGCGAGTGGGAACACACCCTTGAAGGCCCAGACGACATGCCCGCGCACATCAAGGCCAGCCTGCTGGGCCCCAGCCTGACGCTGCCGGTGCAAGGCGGGCGGCTGGCGCTGGGCACGTGGCAGGGCATCTATCTGTGCGAACACCGCGATGACGGCGGCGCGCGGCGCCTCCTGCTGACCCTGCAGGGCGAAAGCGCCTGA
- the folE gene encoding GTP cyclohydrolase I FolE, whose protein sequence is MTTEPVISAADEKQEVPGLRDLTHDWLAAIGEDPAREGLTRTPHRVAKAWSFMTAGYHKTLQDAVGEGVFAAEGSEMVIVKDIEFYSMCEHHMLPFYGRAHVAYIPDGKILGLSKFARIVDLYSRRLQVQERITTQIADAVEGLLSPKGVAVYMEGVHLCMAMRGVQKQNSSTTTSAMRGRFRSDPRTRAEFMSAVQGTLRSR, encoded by the coding sequence TTGACCACTGAACCCGTGATCAGCGCCGCCGATGAGAAGCAGGAGGTGCCGGGCCTGCGCGACCTGACCCACGACTGGCTGGCGGCCATCGGCGAGGACCCGGCGCGCGAGGGCCTCACGCGCACGCCGCACCGCGTGGCCAAGGCCTGGAGCTTCATGACCGCCGGGTACCACAAGACCCTGCAAGACGCTGTGGGCGAGGGCGTGTTCGCCGCCGAGGGCAGCGAGATGGTGATCGTCAAGGATATCGAGTTCTATTCCATGTGCGAGCACCACATGCTGCCCTTCTACGGCCGCGCGCACGTGGCCTACATCCCGGACGGCAAGATTCTGGGCCTCAGCAAGTTTGCGCGCATCGTGGACCTGTACTCGCGCCGCCTGCAGGTGCAGGAGCGCATCACCACCCAGATTGCCGACGCTGTGGAGGGCCTGCTGTCGCCCAAGGGCGTGGCGGTCTACATGGAAGGCGTGCACCTGTGCATGGCCATGCGCGGCGTGCAAAAGCAGAACAGCTCCACCACCACCAGCGCCATGCGGGGGCGCTTTCGCAGCGATCCGCGCACCCGCGCCGAATTTATGAGCGCCGTACAGGGCACCCTGCGCAGCCGCTAA
- a CDS encoding adenylosuccinate synthase produces MPGIAIVGAQWGDEGKGKITDFLAPEAEYVVRYQGGANAGHTVTAKGQTFKLNLLPSGVLHEGTVSVLGDGMVIDPDKFLEERGNLLSGGLQPELRISDRAHLVLPHHKYVDGRKDFVGTTGRGIGPAYADRARRVGIRFGDLLDDSVLVERIERLLEAKPNSTRDAGWTGVQVALDALAPIREALAPFIHDTGAQLRAAIAEGRNVLFEGAQATLLDLNYGTYPFVTSSHPTVGGILVGAGVNHKAIHKVYGVAKAFNTRVGHGPFVTEVHDEAGILRLRGDGSKPWDEYGTTTGRARRVGWLDLPLLKYAVEVNGLDGLVINKMDILAGLDTIPVCVAYGQSGEPLFKHLPGWATTEGATSRATLAGEAQAYLDLIEETVNCPVVIFSCGPAREQTYGEVSWR; encoded by the coding sequence ATGCCTGGAATTGCAATTGTGGGCGCCCAATGGGGCGACGAGGGCAAGGGGAAGATCACCGACTTCCTGGCGCCAGAAGCCGAGTACGTGGTGCGCTACCAGGGCGGCGCGAACGCCGGGCACACCGTGACCGCAAAGGGGCAGACCTTCAAGCTGAACCTGCTGCCCAGCGGCGTGCTGCACGAAGGCACCGTGAGCGTGCTGGGCGACGGCATGGTCATTGACCCCGACAAGTTCCTGGAAGAGCGGGGCAACCTGCTTTCAGGCGGGCTGCAGCCGGAACTGCGCATCAGTGACCGGGCGCACCTCGTGTTGCCGCACCACAAGTACGTGGACGGCCGCAAGGATTTCGTGGGCACCACCGGGCGCGGCATTGGCCCGGCCTACGCCGACCGCGCCCGCCGCGTGGGCATCCGCTTTGGCGACCTGCTGGACGACAGCGTGCTCGTAGAGCGCATTGAGCGACTGCTGGAAGCCAAGCCCAACTCCACCCGGGACGCGGGCTGGACGGGCGTTCAGGTGGCCCTGGACGCCCTGGCCCCTATCCGTGAGGCGCTGGCCCCGTTTATTCACGACACGGGCGCCCAGCTGCGCGCCGCCATTGCCGAGGGCCGCAACGTGCTGTTTGAAGGCGCCCAGGCCACGCTGCTGGACCTGAACTACGGCACCTACCCCTTTGTCACCAGCAGCCACCCCACGGTGGGCGGCATTCTGGTGGGCGCGGGCGTGAACCACAAGGCCATTCACAAGGTGTACGGCGTGGCCAAGGCCTTTAACACCCGCGTGGGCCACGGGCCCTTTGTCACCGAGGTCCATGACGAAGCCGGCATCCTGCGCCTGCGCGGCGACGGCTCCAAGCCCTGGGACGAGTACGGCACCACCACCGGGCGCGCCCGCCGCGTGGGCTGGCTGGACCTGCCGCTGTTGAAATACGCCGTGGAGGTCAATGGCCTGGACGGGCTGGTCATCAACAAGATGGACATTCTGGCGGGCCTGGACACCATTCCGGTGTGTGTGGCCTACGGCCAGAGCGGCGAGCCTCTCTTCAAGCACCTGCCCGGCTGGGCCACCACCGAGGGCGCCACCAGCCGCGCCACCCTGGCGGGGGAGGCCCAGGCGTACCTGGACCTGATCGAAGAGACCGTGAATTGCCCGGTGGTCATCTTCTCGTGCGGTCCGGCCCGCGAACAGACCTACGGCGAGGTCAGCTGGCGCTAA
- a CDS encoding flavin reductase family protein has product MPAAPSPTPPPQHFDLTALPAEARYKLLTAVVVPRPIAWVCTLGEDGHVNLAPYSFFGLMGSDPPVVAFAPGNRPDGTPKDTARNIGPGGAFTVNLVSFDLAPLMNATATDFPHRHSEPGALGIALSPGVQVPTPRVAAAPAALECREVQTLTIGRTRIILGEVLGLVLQQEAVQDAARHHVNTAALDLVGRLGGRGTYARTRDTFVLDRLTYEAWQAAQEGES; this is encoded by the coding sequence ATGCCCGCTGCGCCCTCGCCCACCCCGCCCCCTCAGCACTTTGACCTGACTGCCCTGCCCGCCGAGGCCCGCTACAAGCTGCTCACGGCGGTGGTGGTGCCCCGGCCCATCGCCTGGGTCTGCACCCTGGGCGAGGACGGGCACGTGAATCTGGCGCCCTACTCCTTTTTTGGCCTGATGGGTTCGGACCCGCCGGTGGTGGCCTTTGCCCCCGGCAACCGCCCCGACGGCACCCCCAAGGACACCGCGCGCAACATTGGCCCGGGCGGCGCCTTCACGGTGAATCTGGTCAGCTTCGACCTCGCGCCGCTGATGAACGCCACCGCCACCGACTTTCCGCACAGGCACAGCGAGCCGGGCGCCCTGGGCATTGCCCTGAGCCCGGGCGTGCAGGTGCCCACGCCACGCGTGGCGGCGGCCCCGGCGGCGCTGGAATGCCGCGAGGTGCAGACCCTCACCATTGGCCGCACCCGCATCATCCTGGGCGAGGTGCTGGGGTTGGTCCTGCAGCAGGAAGCCGTGCAGGACGCGGCGCGGCACCACGTGAACACCGCCGCGCTGGACCTTGTGGGGCGGCTGGGGGGCCGGGGCACCTACGCGCGCACGCGCGACACCTTTGTGCTGGACCGCCTGACTTACGAAGCGTGGCAGGCCGCGCAGGAAGGGGAGAGCTAG
- a CDS encoding lysophospholipid acyltransferase family protein, with translation MSDAARPERAAPAQVPPAPRPAAEPPAPHVNPRVYRFVVDVTYLPVLLGGRHLEVHGREHVPPPGTPLVVAANHVGALDPFLVARALPPGRYLQFMAKKELFLPGIGHIIRAGGSFPVDRSGNDLVAVRTALRVLKVGGTVGIFPQGTRGGAEMQGGVALIAAKGRAPILPAGISRRGKAWVIRFGEPISPRGGIKAVTAELAEVLSSLSGPLGTPLPGERYTAR, from the coding sequence ATGAGTGACGCCGCCCGCCCCGAGCGCGCTGCCCCCGCCCAGGTGCCCCCCGCCCCACGCCCAGCAGCTGAGCCGCCCGCGCCCCACGTGAACCCCAGGGTGTACCGCTTCGTGGTGGACGTGACCTACCTGCCTGTGCTGCTGGGCGGCCGGCACCTGGAGGTTCACGGCCGCGAGCACGTGCCGCCCCCGGGCACCCCGCTGGTGGTGGCGGCCAACCATGTTGGCGCCCTGGACCCCTTTCTGGTGGCCCGCGCGCTGCCGCCGGGGCGCTACCTGCAATTCATGGCGAAAAAGGAGCTGTTCCTGCCGGGCATTGGGCACATCATCCGCGCTGGGGGATCGTTTCCGGTGGACCGCAGCGGCAACGATCTGGTGGCGGTGCGCACCGCCCTGCGGGTGCTGAAGGTGGGCGGCACCGTGGGGATCTTTCCGCAGGGCACGCGCGGCGGCGCCGAGATGCAGGGCGGCGTGGCCCTGATTGCCGCCAAGGGCCGCGCGCCCATTCTGCCGGCCGGCATCAGCCGCCGGGGCAAGGCCTGGGTGATCCGCTTTGGCGAGCCCATCTCGCCGCGCGGCGGCATCAAGGCGGTCACGGCAGAGCTGGCCGAGGTGCTGTCCAGCTTGTCCGGGCCGCTGGGCACGCCACTGCCGGGCGAGCGGTATACTGCCCGCTGA
- a CDS encoding HD domain-containing phosphohydrolase, with protein MLLNLCLLLTCTFLLSLTYRDWPVRRHWPDHALRLLLSAGTAAVLLHYAVEVGPYKIDLRYVPIALVTLRYGFGAGALVALPTVVWRLLESQLGGLVALVNTLTVLGASSLLRPTLDLAHANLRDLWKLPLPYLGVGLPLLFLPESRALGLVVYPGMLALHSVATVLVLGVLQARLRLLRLANDLRQQVMTDDLTGLGNRRRFDETLARLEVGDHLVLLDVDDFRQLTDTHGPEAGERALRYIGQVLHDAAPGASFRLGHEAFALLLSLPEPEARAVVARVQAQLADPGSAAPWACLTLSAGLASRLLREQPAQLVHRADEALYVAKTNGGNRLVTLDDLPRRAVPAPVPDLRPRYSLWQAQRTTVELLAQRRPLRDQDWQELLQLAVTTIGGVGCGSLNIREGVQFRICAAVGYAHELVGTPLPEASQLRWYGQGLDAWRQGVPRVLRPAEIERVWAEADAELASGPRQAFADLGQRTALRASLCLPVVVGGEVVAHLNLESTESEGVFSAGAIQDAQVFAQQIAALLQLQERWRELEQLARLHGDLNLSAGEQEIADHLARAAHDLLRTSSALLMRYDPAQDALVAAAQTGTQRAAPPRLARGEGLSWQALDSGRVIRAARLQEAPGAYLHPQGDTADQALMVVPMLSHDRQPLGVLCLLRAPWRPFHATEEALAAMLASVGTRVMERSAHLSDLRATLDAALNMLGVALEARDLETQGHTQRVRDLAARMGEALNLPDDQRLALRHGATLHDIGKLSVPDTILLKPGRLTPEERLIMEQHAPLGAELVARIPFLHPQAHEVVRHHHERWDGAGYPDRLGGEQIPLLARIFALCDVYDALTSVRPYKGAMSHEEAMTIILQGAGSQFDPQLTALFRRVVPDSETPSEGRHAVPAA; from the coding sequence GTGTTATTGAACCTGTGCCTGCTGCTCACCTGCACGTTCCTGCTGAGCCTGACCTACCGCGACTGGCCGGTCAGGCGGCACTGGCCCGACCACGCGCTGCGCCTGCTGCTCTCGGCGGGCACTGCTGCCGTGCTGCTGCACTACGCCGTGGAGGTGGGACCGTACAAAATTGACCTGCGCTACGTGCCCATTGCGCTCGTCACGCTGCGTTACGGTTTTGGGGCGGGGGCCCTGGTGGCGCTGCCCACGGTGGTGTGGCGGCTGCTGGAATCACAGCTGGGCGGGCTGGTGGCGCTGGTCAATACGCTCACGGTGCTGGGGGCGTCGTCGCTGCTGCGGCCCACGCTGGACCTCGCGCACGCCAACCTGCGCGACCTGTGGAAGCTGCCCCTGCCCTACCTGGGCGTGGGGCTGCCGCTGCTGTTCCTGCCCGAGTCGCGTGCGCTGGGGCTGGTGGTGTACCCCGGCATGCTGGCGCTGCACAGTGTGGCCACGGTTCTGGTGCTGGGCGTGTTGCAGGCGCGGCTGCGGCTGCTGCGGCTGGCGAACGATCTGCGCCAGCAGGTCATGACCGACGACCTGACTGGCCTGGGCAACCGCCGCCGGTTCGATGAAACCCTGGCCCGCCTGGAGGTGGGCGACCATCTGGTGCTGCTGGACGTGGATGACTTCCGCCAGCTGACCGACACGCACGGCCCCGAAGCGGGCGAGCGGGCGCTGCGCTACATCGGGCAGGTGCTGCACGACGCGGCGCCGGGGGCCAGCTTCCGGCTGGGCCACGAGGCCTTTGCCCTGCTGCTGAGCCTGCCCGAACCCGAAGCGCGGGCAGTGGTGGCGCGCGTGCAGGCCCAGCTGGCCGATCCGGGCAGCGCCGCGCCCTGGGCCTGCCTGACCCTCTCGGCGGGGCTGGCTTCGCGGCTGCTGCGCGAGCAACCGGCGCAACTGGTGCACCGGGCCGACGAAGCGCTGTACGTGGCCAAGACCAATGGCGGCAACCGCCTGGTCACCCTGGATGACCTGCCGCGCCGCGCCGTGCCCGCCCCGGTGCCCGACCTGCGCCCGCGCTACTCGCTGTGGCAGGCCCAGCGCACCACCGTGGAACTGCTGGCGCAGCGCCGCCCCCTGCGGGATCAGGACTGGCAGGAACTGCTGCAGCTGGCGGTCACCACCATCGGCGGGGTGGGCTGCGGCAGCCTGAACATCCGCGAAGGGGTGCAGTTCCGTATCTGCGCCGCTGTGGGCTACGCGCACGAACTGGTGGGCACGCCGCTGCCGGAGGCCTCGCAGCTGCGCTGGTACGGGCAGGGCCTGGACGCGTGGCGCCAGGGGGTGCCCCGGGTGCTGCGCCCCGCTGAAATCGAGCGCGTGTGGGCCGAGGCCGACGCCGAACTGGCCTCGGGGCCCCGGCAGGCCTTTGCCGACCTGGGCCAGCGCACGGCGCTGCGGGCCAGCCTGTGCCTGCCGGTGGTGGTGGGGGGCGAGGTGGTGGCCCACCTGAACCTGGAATCCACCGAATCCGAAGGGGTGTTCTCGGCAGGTGCCATTCAGGATGCCCAGGTGTTTGCCCAGCAGATTGCCGCGCTGCTGCAGCTGCAAGAGCGCTGGCGGGAACTGGAACAGCTGGCCCGGCTGCACGGTGACCTGAACCTGAGTGCGGGCGAGCAGGAGATTGCCGACCATCTGGCCCGCGCCGCCCACGACCTGCTGCGCACCAGTTCGGCGCTGCTGATGCGCTACGACCCCGCGCAGGACGCCCTGGTGGCCGCTGCCCAGACCGGCACCCAGCGGGCGGCCCCGCCCCGGCTGGCGCGCGGCGAGGGGCTGTCGTGGCAGGCCCTGGACAGCGGCCGGGTGATCCGCGCCGCGCGGCTGCAAGAAGCCCCCGGCGCCTACCTGCACCCCCAAGGCGACACCGCCGATCAGGCCCTGATGGTGGTGCCCATGCTCTCGCACGACCGCCAGCCGCTGGGCGTGCTGTGCCTCCTGCGTGCGCCCTGGCGGCCCTTTCACGCCACCGAAGAAGCCCTGGCGGCCATGCTGGCCAGTGTGGGCACCCGGGTGATGGAACGCAGCGCGCACCTCAGCGACCTGCGCGCCACCCTGGACGCCGCTCTGAACATGCTGGGCGTGGCCCTGGAAGCCCGCGACCTGGAAACCCAGGGCCACACCCAGCGCGTGCGCGACCTCGCCGCGCGCATGGGCGAGGCCCTGAACCTCCCCGACGACCAGCGCCTCGCCCTGCGCCACGGCGCCACCCTGCACGATATTGGCAAGCTCAGCGTGCCAGACACCATCCTGCTCAAGCCCGGCCGCCTGACCCCGGAAGAGCGCCTGATCATGGAGCAGCACGCGCCGCTGGGCGCCGAACTGGTGGCGCGCATTCCCTTTCTGCACCCGCAGGCCCATGAAGTGGTGCGCCACCACCACGAACGCTGGGACGGCGCCGGCTACCCCGACCGCCTTGGGGGCGAGCAGATTCCGCTGCTGGCGCGCATCTTTGCCCTGTGCGACGTGTACGACGCCCTGACCAGCGTGCGGCCTTACAAGGGCGCCATGAGCCACGAGGAGGCCATGACCATCATCCTGCAGGGCGCGGGCAGCCAGTTTGATCCGCAGCTCACCGCACTGTTCCGCCGCGTGGTCCCGGACTCCGAAACGCCCAGCGAGGGCCGCCACGCTGTTCCGGCGGCCTGA